In Astatotilapia calliptera chromosome 16, fAstCal1.2, whole genome shotgun sequence, one genomic interval encodes:
- the LOC113007455 gene encoding nectin-3-like isoform X4, translating into MRKYYDQWTAMISGWMELLPIPSICDSALLRVLLVIVSLLCADVEALQVTGGSVTVEQGGTAILSCYVTGTNDDLTQITWQRKTREKPHNDNFLTILPREGVQFVNGGDDRFKYIGNFNNNNGTLQLSNAALKDEGSYTCIFTLFPSGNQKIEIPLNVLVPPFTSVKDNLPTLGTEEVLFATCTAAGSKPPAEVRWLTGALGDKVRTTANSTQYDNDTTTTVSSLFGVPTREINGHQVQCVISSDSLSKEESLLFTIQVYFSPTEVNIRMISEDSFECVTEAKPNANFIWSRSGQSLLESSVKIDGAKLQLLSLTSDINGLYQCEASNTYGSKRGQLYVHVASGSCSAAWALLGVFICVFFLSIVGAAVWYFYTHEDQRRRFTLFWQRVPTNEPAGNSAAQQEQHQME; encoded by the exons ATGCGTAAATATTATGATCAGTGGACAGCGATGATTAGCGGATGGATGGAGCTGCTTCCTATACCGTCCATATGTGACTCTGCGCTGCTACGTGTCCTTCTCGTGATCGTGTCTCTTCTATGTGCTGATGTAGAAG CTCTCCAGGTGACTGGTGGAAGTGTGACAGTGGAACAAGGAGGTACTGCTATCTTATCGTGTTATGTCACTGGTACCAATGATGACCTGACACAGATTACCTGGCAGAGGAAGACGAGAGAAAAACCTCACAATGACAATTTCCTCACTATCCTACCCAGAGAGGGAGTGCAGTTTGTCAATGGAGGTGATGATCGATTTAAATATATCGGGAATTTTAACAACAATAATGGAACACTCCAGTTATCCAATGCTGCCCTGAAGGATGAAGGCAGCTACACGTGCATCTTCACCTTGTTTCCCAGTGGAAATCAGAAGATTGAGATTCCTCTAAACGTGCttg TGCCTCCTTTCACAAGCGTCAAGGACAATCTTCCCACTTTGGGCACAGAAGAGGTTTTATTTGCTACCTGCACGGCTGCTGGATCGAAGCCTCCTGCAGAGGTGAGGTGGCTCACTGGTGCTTTGGGAGACAAAGTGAGGACGACGGCAAACTCCACCCAGTATGACAACGATACAACTACCACTGTCAGCTCGTTGTTTGGTGTTCCTACGAGAGAGATTAACGGTCACCAGGTCCAGTGTGTCATCAGCAGTGACTCTCTGTCTAAAGAAGAGAGTCTGCTCTTCACTATACAGGTCTACT tttctcccaCAGAAGTGAACATTAGAATGATTTCAGAGGACTCGTTCGAGTGTGTGACAGAAGCCAAACCAAATGCAAACTTTATCTGGAGCAG ATCCGGCCAGTCTTTGCTGGAGTCTTCTGTCAAAATAGACGGTGCAAAGCTACAACTGCTGAGCCTGACCTCTGATATAAATGGCCTTTATCAGTGTGAAGCATCTAACACATATGGAAGTAAACGTGGTCAGCTCTATGTGCATGTGGCATCAG GATCGTGCTCTGCTGCATGGGCCTTACTTGgtgtttttatatgtgtttttttcctgagcaTCGTTGGGGCTGCAGTATGGTACTTTTATACACATGAAGATCAAAG GCGTAGGTTTACACTTTTTTGGCAGCGTGTCccaacaaatgaaccagctggtAACAGTGCAGCGCAACAAGAACAACATCAGATGGAG TAA
- the LOC113007455 gene encoding nectin-4-like isoform X1, whose translation MPFASSPSDYASNLGILLDSSFKFDKQVSAVVKSSFNQLRLISKAKRYIPHNDLEKLIHAFVTYRLDYCNSLYIGLSSSLLVRLQTVQNAAARLLTALQVTGGSVTVEQGGTAILSCYVTGTNDDLTQITWQRKTREKPHNDNFLTILPREGVQFVNGGDDRFKYIGNFNNNNGTLQLSNAALKDEGSYTCIFTLFPSGNQKIEIPLNVLVPPFTSVKDNLPTLGTEEVLFATCTAAGSKPPAEVRWLTGALGDKVRTTANSTQYDNDTTTTVSSLFGVPTREINGHQVQCVISSDSLSKEESLLFTIQVYFSPTEVNIRMISEDSFECVTEAKPNANFIWSRSGQSLLESSVKIDGAKLQLLSLTSDINGLYQCEASNTYGSKRGQLYVHVASGSCSAAWALLGVFICVFFLSIVGAAVWYFYTHEDQRRRFTLFWQRVPTNEPAGNSAAQQEQHQME comes from the exons ATGCCTTTTGCTAGCTCCCCTTCTGATTATGCCAGTAATTTGGGCATATTACTGGATAGCTCATTTAAATTTGACaagcaagtgtctgctgttgtgAAGTCTAGTTTTAATCAGCTGCGCCTCATTTCTAAGGCTAAGCGCTATATTCCACACAATGACCTGGAAAAACTTATTCACGCATTCGTGACTTACAGGTTGGACTACTGCAACTCTCTTTACATTGGcctttcctcctcccttctCGTTAGATTGCAGACTGTCCAGAATGCGGCGGCACGCCTTTTGACAG CTCTCCAGGTGACTGGTGGAAGTGTGACAGTGGAACAAGGAGGTACTGCTATCTTATCGTGTTATGTCACTGGTACCAATGATGACCTGACACAGATTACCTGGCAGAGGAAGACGAGAGAAAAACCTCACAATGACAATTTCCTCACTATCCTACCCAGAGAGGGAGTGCAGTTTGTCAATGGAGGTGATGATCGATTTAAATATATCGGGAATTTTAACAACAATAATGGAACACTCCAGTTATCCAATGCTGCCCTGAAGGATGAAGGCAGCTACACGTGCATCTTCACCTTGTTTCCCAGTGGAAATCAGAAGATTGAGATTCCTCTAAACGTGCttg TGCCTCCTTTCACAAGCGTCAAGGACAATCTTCCCACTTTGGGCACAGAAGAGGTTTTATTTGCTACCTGCACGGCTGCTGGATCGAAGCCTCCTGCAGAGGTGAGGTGGCTCACTGGTGCTTTGGGAGACAAAGTGAGGACGACGGCAAACTCCACCCAGTATGACAACGATACAACTACCACTGTCAGCTCGTTGTTTGGTGTTCCTACGAGAGAGATTAACGGTCACCAGGTCCAGTGTGTCATCAGCAGTGACTCTCTGTCTAAAGAAGAGAGTCTGCTCTTCACTATACAGGTCTACT tttctcccaCAGAAGTGAACATTAGAATGATTTCAGAGGACTCGTTCGAGTGTGTGACAGAAGCCAAACCAAATGCAAACTTTATCTGGAGCAG ATCCGGCCAGTCTTTGCTGGAGTCTTCTGTCAAAATAGACGGTGCAAAGCTACAACTGCTGAGCCTGACCTCTGATATAAATGGCCTTTATCAGTGTGAAGCATCTAACACATATGGAAGTAAACGTGGTCAGCTCTATGTGCATGTGGCATCAG GATCGTGCTCTGCTGCATGGGCCTTACTTGgtgtttttatatgtgtttttttcctgagcaTCGTTGGGGCTGCAGTATGGTACTTTTATACACATGAAGATCAAAG GCGTAGGTTTACACTTTTTTGGCAGCGTGTCccaacaaatgaaccagctggtAACAGTGCAGCGCAACAAGAACAACATCAGATGGAG TAA